The sequence below is a genomic window from Paenibacillus silvisoli.
TGTTATTCTAGGCGGTACCGGCAATATCAGTACAAGCATTGTTCGTCTTCTGTTGGCGCAAGGCCACGAAGTAACCTGCTATAACCGCGGCCAAAGCGCCGTTCAGCTGCCTGAAGGCGTCCGCGTCATTCACGGCGACCGTCAAGATCGCGAAACATTCGAGAAAACGATGCAGCAGGAGAAGTTCGACGCTGCCATCGATATGATCAGCTTTAGCAAAGAAGATGCGGAGAGCAGCATCCGTGCGTTCCAGGGCGTGAAGCAGTTCGTGCAATGCTCCACCGTTTGCACGTACGGCGTCGAGTATGAATGGCTTCCGGTCAGCGAAGACCACCAGCTCCGTCCGATCAGCGGCTACGGCCAAGGCAAAGTCGATGCCGACAAGGCGCTTATGGAAGCGTACTACCGCGACGGCTTCCCGGCTACGATTCTGAAGCCGTCTACGACATACGGTCCGGCGATCGGCATTCTTCGCCAAGTGGCATGGGACTTCACATGGATCGACCGCATCCTGAAAGGCAAGCCGCTGCTGATTTGCGGCGACGGCAAAGCGCTGCACTCCTTCCTTCATGTAGACGACGCGGCAAAAGCATTCGTCGGCGTTCTCGGCAAGGCGCACTGCATCGGCCAAACGTACAACGTCGTGCCGCGCGGGTTTACGACATGGGAAGAGCATCATAAGCTCGCCATGAAGGTGCTTGGCCGCGAGGTCGAACTGATCGGCGTGCCGCTGCAAACGCTGAAGTCGATCGATTCGGGCCGTTTCGGCATTTGCGAAGAGATTTTTGCCCATAACGACTATTACAGCTGCGAGAAGCTGATGCGCGACGTGCCTGAGTTCGTGCCGACCGTCTCCCTTGAGGAAGGCATGCGCCAAGTATTCGACGTGATGAAACAAGAGAACCGCATCCCGAACTCCGACAACGAAACATGGGAAGACGAAATTATCGCTGCGTGGCGCGGAGCTTTCGCACCGCTGGCCAACGCCGCTAAGGCTTAATAAACGGAAAGACCCTGAACACCGCTGCATGGCGGTCTCAGGGTCTTCTTTGCGTGTGACACGATATCTCTTAAGGAGGAAAAATAACATGGAGGTTCGACTGAGCGATTTTAGCGATCAATGGGCGCTGCGGTTTCAAGAGGAGGTTCGGCAGCTCTCATCCCTATTCGGCGGTATCATTACGCGGTTTGAGCATTTCGGCAGCACCTCCGTCCCCGGAATGAAAGCGAAGCCGGTCATCGATATGATGTGCATCGTCAGCGACATTGCTTTAGTTGACGCCTTCAACGCGCGCATGCAAGCACTCGGCTATGATGCTGCGGGCGAATGGGGCATCGCTGGCCGAAGGCTGTTCCGCAAGGACGGCGAGCATCGAACGCACCATATCCATGTCTACCAATCCGACAATCCGCAAATCGAGCGGCATCTGATCTTTCGCGATTATTTGCTCGCCCATCCGGAGGAAGCGGCGAGATACAGCCGGTTTAAGGAAGAGCTGGCGCACCGTTACGAGCACACAAGCGAATACAGTCCCGCGAAAAAAGCGTTCGTCAGCGACATGGAGAAGCTCGCTCTCGCTTGGCATGCCAACCGCTAACGGAGCAGCAGCCGATCCAGTCCGATCGCGCTGATCAGCATCCGTTCCTTTTTGCCGCCGAGCAGCTGCCGCGTCCAGTCGACGTAGCCGCCATCTCCTATATACTGCACGCGGTCTCCGATCGTCGTCTTAATCGTAAACTGCAAGCCTTTGTAATACGCGTTGTCGTTCGGCTCCGGGTTGACGGTAACCGTCAGCTCCGGCGCCCGCTCCGCGAGAAATTGCACCGCGCGGGCCAGCAGTCCCTCCCCGTCGGTGTAGCCGGGACGACTATTCAATAGAATTTCGATGTCCGCTTCAAACTGCGTTCGGAACATGTCCCGGTACGCCGCAATATGCTCCCACAGCGCCTGCAGCTCAAACGAGTAAGAGCCGCCGTCGCGACCGGCGGTCACCATCGCATAAAGGCCGAAATGCGGCAAGAAGCCCGGCATATCCGGGAACCTCTGCGCTCGCACGTGCCGATGGGTCGTGCAATAACGGAGCGTGTCCGGTTCATGAAGCAGCTTGCCCGACTTAATGCCGTCCGCGATATGCAGCGCGATCAGGTTGGTCACATCCGCCACGACCTCGGTGCCGCGGAGGGCGGAAATGATTTTGTTCTGATCGGCGGGCGCGACGGCCGAGCAGGAACCGAGCGGCGCGACCGGCGACAGCTGGATCGGCTCGAACGCATGCCGCTGCGCGATCCGCAGCAGATCGAGCTCCAGCTGCTTCAGCGCGATCGGGTCTACGACGGCCGGCTTCACGAAGCGGTTTTCCTTGTAGCCGCGCAAGAGCTCGGCAGGCTTCCGGCCAGAGGCGCGCCGACGGAACACCTCCAGCAGCAGCGTATTGAAGTCCGCGCCGGACAGCCGCTCGGCCAGCGTCTCGATGAGCTCCTCCTGCCCTAGCTCGCTGAGTATTCGGGCGAGGTCGCCCCGATCGGGTCGTTTTTCTGTCGTCATCTTCCATCCCACTCCCTTTCTCTGGCTGTAACGAATCGTATAGCTCTTATTTTCGCAAAAATAGCGCAGAAAACAAGCTAACGAACTCCAGCGATGCTATTTAGCGATATTTCGGGAGTAAAGACGCTTTTCGGCGTCAATAAAGCTTCTGAGATTCGTTAGCCGCTCCAAAGCCGCATTACCGCCCAAATAAGCGCTATTGGGTTCGTTAGACGCCGGCTGCTGCCGCGCGCAAGCCTCTCCCCTTAATACTCACTGCCTCAGCCGTTCATCCACCAGCCCGACCCATCTGCCATCCCGATCCGCAAGCAGCGTCTCCCAGCCGATATCCCGCGCGGGCTGCAGGTTTCTCTCCGCATCGTCCACGAATAACACCCGTTCCCCCCTCCGCAATCGCGCTTGCACCAAACGATAAATCGGCAGCCCCGGCTTGCAGCAGCCGGCTTCGCTGGAGATCGTCACGCTCGCGACATAGGGGCGAAGCGGCTCAAGCGCCGGAGCGAGCCATTCGTGGCGGTGATTGCTCAAAATATGCACATCCGCCGCCGCGCTCCATTCTTGAACCCGATGAAAAGCCGGAAGAACGTGCAGCCGTTCGGTCAGCCGGGATTTTGCCGCGGCAAACTCGATCTCCGGAAACATGCCGCTCACCCACTGCCAGAACGCCTCCTCGCCGACCCGCCCCGTCCACAGATCCTCGCGGATTTGCTGCTTGAAGGCTGCCCGCAGCTCCGCGATTCCAGCGTCTTCCCTGTCGATCATGCCCTGCCAAAAGCCCGGCGAAAGATTGCCGATCAGCACGCCGCCGGCATCCAGCACCAGTTGAAGCCTATTTCTATCCGCCATACCTTACGGTCACCTCGTTATCGTCTAGCTGGAAACCCGAAAGCCAGCAATACAAACCCGACCAGCAAGAAAAACCATACGAAGAAATTGGTGAAAAAGCTGCCGAACATGCTAAAATCGTTCATCAGCCGCCCCGCTTCCGCTCCGGGCTCGTTGGCATAAATCGTCGCGTAGGCGATCACCTTCACGCACCGCTCCAGCGTGTAAATGGCGGCCGCCGTAATCATGAAGAGCGCGCCGAGCCGCATGTACGTTTTATTTTCCATCGTGGCCGCACCATCCTTCCAATAATTCTCTCGCGAGCTCATCCCACTGTTTCCGATCCGTATTTATTTCCGTCGTTGGCACCTTGGATGAACGCGCTTGTTCACGCAGCCGCTCCTGCGTCAGCAGCAGTTCCCTGCACGCCTGCTCAATCTCTTCGTCGCTCTTGCCGGCCCACTCCGCGGGCGTCCTGCTCTGGATGCGCTCCTTCGCCGCTTCCGGCGAAATCGTCAGCAGCACGCAATGGGCGCCGAGCGCCGCAAGCTGCTCCTCTAGCATCGCAATCTCAGTAGGATCCGCATCCGAAAAAGCGACCCGATGATTGAGATGAAACCGCTCCAGCACGAAAAATAACCCTCTCGATTTCCGTCTGTGCGGCCCTAGCTGAACCGCCCAGTCGTTCAATTGCTTCAGCATGCCGACTCTGCTCCCGGTCTTCGTTACGTTTGCGCGCGGCGAACGTCAGCCACCGGCCCTTGAATTCGATGGCGCGGCCGTTCTTGTGCTCGACGATGCTTTGCGGCATCCAGCGCTCGATGACAATGTCCCAATCCGCGTAAAGCTCCCGCAGCAAGAGAACCGTCTCATCCGTCCTTAAATGAAGCTCAATCATGCCGGGGTGCTCCATGCCTGATTCCAGATCATATTCGGTGACCTCGGTATTGATCAGGAGCGCATTCGTGCCGCCGGCTCTAGTGCCTTGCATCATTCGCTTCACGACAGCTTCGAAGGCAGCTAGGGTAGACACATGCTCCAGACATGAACACACGACGATATAGTCGAAGGCGTGCCGGTCAATCTCGTAGTGCTCGACATCCGCTGCGGCAGTGCGAATCATATCGCCTACCTCGTACTGCTCCGCGTACTTCTCTAGCCTCTCGATCGCTAGAGGAAGCAGATCGACGCAGACGATCGATCCGCCGGCTTGCCGCTGCAACAGCTGTGCCATCGGAATGCTGTTGCGGCCGATGCCGCATCCCAGATCCAGCACGTCCACGCGCTCGCTTGGCTCGAATTGCCGCAGCAGCTCCATGACGGCGCTCACCGGTTTAGCCAGCCAGGTTCCCGGTTCAAACAGCGGCGTTTCGCGATAAAGCTTCTCGTGGTAATCGATCTCTTGCGCCCGCGCCTCTTGAAAATGCGTCATCGTTTGCCGTCCTCCCGCTACTCCGGCTGAAACCGCAGCACATACACGTCTTTGTAGTTTTTAATCGTCTCTTCCACGTTCGAGCTGGTGCTCATCCCGTTCTTGCCGTTATCCAGCACGATTATGCCTAATGCCTGCGAGTCGTTCCCCGTCTCCGTCCATTCATTAACGAGCGGAAAATTCATGCTGCTGTCGAACGTCATGTTCGAGGCCGTAAATTTGGCGCTGGAGACTCCCCTAGTACCTTGCCGGACGCCCAGCGTCCACAGCTCCTTGCTATCTTCCAGCGTGACCGTCGTCAAGTAGACTCGCGTCACTTCATCCGCAGGCGCTGCCAGCTGCTGACCCACCTGAATGGCGAGCATTCTCTCTTTGAAAAGCCCGTCGACGTAATGGTCCGTCCAGAAGCTCAGCTTCTCGTACTTGGCGATGCCGCGCAAATCGAAAATCAAAATGCGATCCGCGCCGGCGGCTCTCATGATCGAATATTCCGGGTCGGAAATGGCCAGCGCTTTCGCTGCCGCTGTCTCGGCTGCCTCGGCCGTTTCGGTCTCCGTCGGACCTTGCTCGGATCCTGGCTCAACCGCCTGATTGCTATCGCAGCCGCCCAGCAGCAATGCAGCCAACAGCAGCAGCATACTTGCCATCTTCATCGGTATTGCTCCTCTCGTACAAGCGCGCGTTGGTTTATTCTGTTAACTATTCGCATGCTTTTCGATAATTACCTTTTTTTAACTGAGATTTATGCCATAATTTTGAACCAGGACCCGCGTTGACTTGTCTATTAGGTAGAGGTGAGACGATTTGAGCTATGAGCATCTGAAGCATGCGACGGAAATGGACCCGGCCACTCTAGAAAATCTCATGAAAGAGTATGGGCAGGAAGTGTGGAATTTCGCTTATTTGATTACGAAGAATCGGACGATGGCAGACGATATTACCCAGGACGTGTTTCTGCAAGCCTATCGACATGCCGCTTCCTTTCGCGGGGAGGCTTCGGTGAAAACATGGCTGATGAGAATCACCCGCAACAGGAGCTATAACTACCGGAAATCCGCTTTTTTCCGCAAAGTATTGCTGCTGGACCTTGTGCCCCCGAACGGTCACCAGCGATCGGCGGAGCAGACGTTCATCGAGCAGGAAACCGCGAATCACGTCTGGAGGCAAGTGCTCCGGCTGCCTAGAAAATATCGGGAAGTCGTCGTTCTGCATGCCAACCGCCAGTTGTCCCATCAGGAGATCGCTTCCGTCCTTGGCATACCGGAAGGAACCGTCAAATCGAGATTATCCGGAGCGCGGAAACGAATGGCAGCCCTATTAGAGGAGGAGTTACGCTATGAAATCGTCTGATCCGTCCTGGTATGACGCGTTGCAGGGCAATCCGTTTAAAGAGAGCATGTTCACGGAACAAGCGGCCTTGGCGATTCGATCGAAGGCGCTCGCTGCTTCGAAGAAAAACCGCCTCCTGCGGCCCGGGCTGGCTTTGATCGGCTTGGCGGTCGTCGGTTTGTTGGGGTTCATGCTGTTTGCGCAGGAGCCGGAAGTGCCGCAGCAGTCGATTTTGGGGACCGGCACTAAATCGGCGGACGGAGCGGATCACGCGAGATCCGCTAGCGACATAGAGTGGGAAAAATCGATAAAGCAAGGGTTTACCACACCGTTTTTGTATTTGGAAACGATATACACGAAGCGTATTAATGACAATGTGCTGCTTGAAGTGGAGAGAGAACTTGAAAAGATCGATGGGAAAGAAACGACCGCAGCCATTGGCGTCAGTTACAATGAACGGATTGCGAAATCGAATTCTTTTGAACTGAAGGATCATGGCGGTATGAGCGCCAGCCAATTGGCCGATAGCGATACGTTCTCCAGTGCGTTTTATGAATTCAAAGGCATTCCCGTTTTCTTCGGCAAAGTGATCGATCCGGACATCTCCCAAATCCAGGTCACTGCCGCTAACGGGCAAAGCAGTCTAACCGCCGATTTCTTTTGGGACCAAGCCTCCGATAAGTATTGGATCGCAGCCTTTCCGTCCAGGAAGGACGGGTACGTCGTAACGGCCTTGGATGCGGAAGGACGCCGTATAGCCCGGATTATTTACTAGAAAAAGCCGAGCTCAAGGGCAACTATGCCTGAGAACTCGGCTTTTCTACTTGTTAACACGGCTAATGAACTCAGATGACGTTATTTCGGCCAAATGGCCCCATTCTGAATGCTAACGAACCTCAGCGACGCTATTTCATGCAAAACACGCGATAATCAGCTTATTTCAGCAGAATAGCGTCTCCCGAGTTCGTTAGATTCGAAAAAGGGGCATTTTCGGCAAAATAAGGTCTATACGGTTCGTTAGCCTTCCCGAGGCTTGCGCTCACGGCGCAGCCGCCCCGTTTCCGCCCGGCGAACTTCCACGGCACAGCCGTACCGCGGCACGCCCCCTTGCTAAACCTCGCGCTCGGGCCGACCGGCCATCCAATCCGCGAGCGTGGCGACGCGGTCCGGATAGAGACTGCTGCGGCACAGGAATCCGGCCCCGTGCTGCGGCATCGGGTCCTGGTCCGTCGGCTGATAGCGCAGGTCGACGCTCCAGCGGACGTGGTCGGAGTTGTTCGGCGTCGACATATGGAGCAGCCGATCGTTGAACAAAATGGCGGTGCCCGCCTTCACCGGCAGCTCGACCGTCTTACGGGAGCCGAGCTGATGCTCGTGCAGCGCCGTATAGCCCGTGCCGCTATAGGATTCCGCATGCCACTCCAGCAGCTTCTTGTTCTGCGTGCGCGGCTTAACGTGCAGACAGCCGTTCTCGAGCGTCGCATCCACGAACGAAATCCAGACCGTAATGACCGGATTGGCGTTGGAGTCCGGCCAATACGATTTGTCCTGATGCCACGGAACCGCCCCAGCGGCGACGCGCGGCACTTTCGGGCGCACGTTGTAAACCGGGCTGCAGAATATCTCCTCCCCGATCAACGACTCGACGGCATCGATAATTTTCGGGTTGCTAAGCAGGTGGTAGTACCCTTCGATCCGGTCGCGCCAGCCCCGGCCGAACTTCAAAAAGTCCTTATCCGTCAAACCGTCGAACAGCTTGGCAAGCCGGTACTTGAATGGCTCATTTTCCAGCTTATCCGTAATGAGTCCGTTCTCGAACAAATCGTCGGCGATCATGGACACCTTCATCGTCATCGCCTCTCGAGCCGTCTCCATATCCTCGTCGTTTAGCAAATCTTCCAATACGAGATACCCTTCCCGGTTGTACTGCTCCAGCTGCTCATCCGTTAAACTTCCACGCGTCGTACGCGATATCGCCATGCCGATCCCTCCACCAACTAGAGTCGTTATGGTTTCACTATAGCACCGCGCCGCTCGGCTGTATTTGGTTCCCCTTCCACGAATTTGTCAAAACTTCCGCTTATCAAGCCGAACCTTAAAATGGCGCAAAAGCCTACTCCACCGTAATCGTCGTATAAACCTCGCCGTCATAGTGGCTGTCTACGACCGATTCATCCAGCGAGAACACGCATCCGGCCGTGATGAGGTATTTGCCCGGCGGCAGACGCAGCTCTTTTTCCTTGTAGAAATCGTGCCAGAAGTCGGCATCGGGGTCATCCGCACCATAACCGCCGCTCTTGTAAAACGGATACTCCGTCGTT
It includes:
- a CDS encoding NAD-dependent epimerase/dehydratase family protein, whose translation is MRVVILGGTGNISTSIVRLLLAQGHEVTCYNRGQSAVQLPEGVRVIHGDRQDRETFEKTMQQEKFDAAIDMISFSKEDAESSIRAFQGVKQFVQCSTVCTYGVEYEWLPVSEDHQLRPISGYGQGKVDADKALMEAYYRDGFPATILKPSTTYGPAIGILRQVAWDFTWIDRILKGKPLLICGDGKALHSFLHVDDAAKAFVGVLGKAHCIGQTYNVVPRGFTTWEEHHKLAMKVLGREVELIGVPLQTLKSIDSGRFGICEEIFAHNDYYSCEKLMRDVPEFVPTVSLEEGMRQVFDVMKQENRIPNSDNETWEDEIIAAWRGAFAPLANAAKA
- a CDS encoding GrpB family protein; translated protein: MEVRLSDFSDQWALRFQEEVRQLSSLFGGIITRFEHFGSTSVPGMKAKPVIDMMCIVSDIALVDAFNARMQALGYDAAGEWGIAGRRLFRKDGEHRTHHIHVYQSDNPQIERHLIFRDYLLAHPEEAARYSRFKEELAHRYEHTSEYSPAKKAFVSDMEKLALAWHANR
- a CDS encoding HAD family hydrolase, with the translated sequence MADRNRLQLVLDAGGVLIGNLSPGFWQGMIDREDAGIAELRAAFKQQIREDLWTGRVGEEAFWQWVSGMFPEIEFAAAKSRLTERLHVLPAFHRVQEWSAAADVHILSNHRHEWLAPALEPLRPYVASVTISSEAGCCKPGLPIYRLVQARLRRGERVLFVDDAERNLQPARDIGWETLLADRDGRWVGLVDERLRQ
- a CDS encoding class I SAM-dependent methyltransferase, whose amino-acid sequence is MTHFQEARAQEIDYHEKLYRETPLFEPGTWLAKPVSAVMELLRQFEPSERVDVLDLGCGIGRNSIPMAQLLQRQAGGSIVCVDLLPLAIERLEKYAEQYEVGDMIRTAAADVEHYEIDRHAFDYIVVCSCLEHVSTLAAFEAVVKRMMQGTRAGGTNALLINTEVTEYDLESGMEHPGMIELHLRTDETVLLLRELYADWDIVIERWMPQSIVEHKNGRAIEFKGRWLTFAARKRNEDREQSRHAEAIERLGGSARAAQTEIERVIFRAGAVSSQSSGRFFGCGSY
- a CDS encoding RNA polymerase sigma factor; amino-acid sequence: MSYEHLKHATEMDPATLENLMKEYGQEVWNFAYLITKNRTMADDITQDVFLQAYRHAASFRGEASVKTWLMRITRNRSYNYRKSAFFRKVLLLDLVPPNGHQRSAEQTFIEQETANHVWRQVLRLPRKYREVVVLHANRQLSHQEIASVLGIPEGTVKSRLSGARKRMAALLEEELRYEIV
- a CDS encoding phytanoyl-CoA dioxygenase family protein, whose translation is MAISRTTRGSLTDEQLEQYNREGYLVLEDLLNDEDMETAREAMTMKVSMIADDLFENGLITDKLENEPFKYRLAKLFDGLTDKDFLKFGRGWRDRIEGYYHLLSNPKIIDAVESLIGEEIFCSPVYNVRPKVPRVAAGAVPWHQDKSYWPDSNANPVITVWISFVDATLENGCLHVKPRTQNKKLLEWHAESYSGTGYTALHEHQLGSRKTVELPVKAGTAILFNDRLLHMSTPNNSDHVRWSVDLRYQPTDQDPMPQHGAGFLCRSSLYPDRVATLADWMAGRPEREV